A genome region from Vicia villosa cultivar HV-30 ecotype Madison, WI unplaced genomic scaffold, Vvil1.0 ctg.001168F_1_1, whole genome shotgun sequence includes the following:
- the LOC131633708 gene encoding uncharacterized protein LOC131633708, whose product MIWIKGDKVAYLTSQKRFVVLNSDVQDDFVWFPQGEMSFSVSGGYSLISRNAFHQSLNSVELLAVNQIWKTQVPSKIQVFGWRCIKDRIATREQLLKRGILLGSEANVCVFCSSVGESILHLLIHCPFAAEVWNQVCAWAGIDFFQEDSISAQLLACSNCVRGNIPVKKRLLLWLVFAWSIWCKRNAVIFKNEAAVTVEVFEQIRLSSWQWHIIGVNVKGLSNYYLWCQNPMESMLMY is encoded by the coding sequence ATGATATGGATTAAGGGTGATAAAGTGGCATACTTAACCTCACAAAAAAGATTTGTTGTTCTTAATTCTGATGTGCAGGACGATTTTGTTTGGTTCCCTCAAGGGGAAATGTCGTTTTCGGTCTCTGGGGGTTATTCGTTGATCAGCCGTAATGCGTTTCATCAGTCGTTAAATTCGGTGGAACTGCTAGCCGTAAATCAGATTTGGAAAACTCAGGTGCCGTCGAAGATCCAGGTTTTTGGGTGGAGGTGCATCAAGGATAGAATAGCTACAAGGGAGCAACTTCTAAAAAGGGGTATTTTATTGGGTAGTGAGGCGAATGTGTGTGTTTTCTGCAGCTCTGTTGGAGAATCAATCCTGCATCTTCTTATTCATTGTCCGTTTGCCGCAGAGGTATGGAATCAAGTATGTGCTTGGGCTGGCATTGATTTCTTCCAGGAAGATTCCATTTCTGCTCAATTGTTAGCTTGCTCAAATTGTGTTAGAGGCAACATTCCGGTTAAGAAGAGGCTGTTACTGTGGTTGGTTTTTGCGTGGTCGATTTGGTGCAAGCGTAACGCGGTTATTTTTAAGAACGAAGCTGCAGTAACGGTGGAGGTGTTTGAACAGATTCGTCTTTCCTCTTGGCAATGGCATATAATAGGGGTTAATGTTAAGGGCCTTTCGAATTATTATTTGTGGTGTCAAAACCCGATGGAATCGATGCTAATGTATTGA